One window of the Cryptomeria japonica chromosome 7, Sugi_1.0, whole genome shotgun sequence genome contains the following:
- the LOC131041826 gene encoding peroxidase 19 isoform X2, whose protein sequence is MGFNIQINVVLVIWFVVCVGSIDADQFCVNFYSKSCPSVEALVLGVAKQKFVEAPVSAPATIRLFFHDCFVDGCDGSVLISSTQKHLAERDAADNKNLAADAFDTVNKAKAAVEAKCPGGPNYPVKKGRKDGKLSAASRVTGNLPQANYTVDQLLNLFASKGLNRSDLVALSGAHSIGFSHCDGFLDRLYNYHKTNKPDPSMDPKLLKALRMSCPPMGGNTDILSPFDVNTPFKFDSMYYNNLQLNLGLLGTDQALMGDPRTKTLVQFYDKYGNNFFQDFSSAMDKMGSIAVKTGNQGEIRKDCTRFNA, encoded by the exons ATGGGTTTCAACATCCAGATAAATGTAGTTCTCGTAATTTGGTTTGTTGTTTGTGTCGGAAGTATTGATGCTGATCAGTTCTGTGTCAATTTTTACTCAAAATCTTGTCCCAGTGTGGAGGCATTAGTGTTGGGTGTTGCCAAACAAAAATTTGTGGAGGCACCTGTTTCAGCTCCAGCGACTATAAGGCTATTCTTCCATGACTGCTTTGTTGAT GGATGTGATGGATCAGTGTTAATTTCATCCACCCAAAAACATCTTGCTGAAAGGGATGCAGCTGACAACAAAAATTTGGCTGCTGATGCCTTTGATACTGTCAATAAAGCAAAAGCAGCTGTGGAGGCCAAGTGCCCTG GAGGTCCAAATTATCCAGTGAAGAAAGGCAGAAAAGATGGAAAGCTATCAGCTGCATCTCGAGTTACAGGAAATCTCCCACAAGCTAATTACACAGTGGATCAATTGCTGAATTTGTTTGCTTCGAAGGGCCTAAACAGATCAGACCTGGTAGCTCTATCTG GAGCTCATAGCATTGGTTTTTCTCATTGTGATGGATTCTTGGACCGTTTATACAACTACCACAAGACAAATAAACCGGACCCTTCCATGGATCCAAAGCTTCTAAAAGCTCTAAGGATGTCATGTCCTCCAATGGGTGGCAATACAGATATTCTTTCTCCTTTTGATGTGAACACACCCTTCAAATTTGACAGCATGTATTACAATAACCTGCAACTAAATTTGGGGTTATTGGGAACTGACCAAGCTCTCATGGGAGACCCACGAACAAAAACTCTGGTTCAATTCTATGATAAGTATGGAAACAATTTCTTTCAAGATTTTAGTTCGGCCATGGACAAAATGGGAAGCATTGCTGTCAAGACAGGAAACCAGGGTGAAATCAGAAAAGACTGCACTAGATTTAATGCCTAA
- the LOC131041826 gene encoding peroxidase 19 isoform X3 has translation MNIGCDGSVLISSTQKHLAERDAADNKNLAADAFDTVNKAKAAVEAKCPGIVSCADILAIAARDFVALAGGPNYPVKKGRKDGKLSAASRVTGNLPQANYTVDQLLNLFASKGLNRSDLVALSGAHSIGFSHCDGFLDRLYNYHKTNKPDPSMDPKLLKALRMSCPPMGGNTDILSPFDVNTPFKFDSMYYNNLQLNLGLLGTDQALMGDPRTKTLVQFYDKYGNNFFQDFSSAMDKMGSIAVKTGNQGEIRKDCTRFNA, from the exons ATGAACATT GGATGTGATGGATCAGTGTTAATTTCATCCACCCAAAAACATCTTGCTGAAAGGGATGCAGCTGACAACAAAAATTTGGCTGCTGATGCCTTTGATACTGTCAATAAAGCAAAAGCAGCTGTGGAGGCCAAGTGCCCTGGTATTGTCTCATGTGCTGATATTCTTGCCATTGCAGCCAGAGATTTTGTTGCTTTA GCAGGAGGTCCAAATTATCCAGTGAAGAAAGGCAGAAAAGATGGAAAGCTATCAGCTGCATCTCGAGTTACAGGAAATCTCCCACAAGCTAATTACACAGTGGATCAATTGCTGAATTTGTTTGCTTCGAAGGGCCTAAACAGATCAGACCTGGTAGCTCTATCTG GAGCTCATAGCATTGGTTTTTCTCATTGTGATGGATTCTTGGACCGTTTATACAACTACCACAAGACAAATAAACCGGACCCTTCCATGGATCCAAAGCTTCTAAAAGCTCTAAGGATGTCATGTCCTCCAATGGGTGGCAATACAGATATTCTTTCTCCTTTTGATGTGAACACACCCTTCAAATTTGACAGCATGTATTACAATAACCTGCAACTAAATTTGGGGTTATTGGGAACTGACCAAGCTCTCATGGGAGACCCACGAACAAAAACTCTGGTTCAATTCTATGATAAGTATGGAAACAATTTCTTTCAAGATTTTAGTTCGGCCATGGACAAAATGGGAAGCATTGCTGTCAAGACAGGAAACCAGGGTGAAATCAGAAAAGACTGCACTAGATTTAATGCCTAA
- the LOC131041826 gene encoding peroxidase 19 isoform X1 encodes MGFNIQINVVLVIWFVVCVGSIDADQFCVNFYSKSCPSVEALVLGVAKQKFVEAPVSAPATIRLFFHDCFVDGCDGSVLISSTQKHLAERDAADNKNLAADAFDTVNKAKAAVEAKCPGIVSCADILAIAARDFVALAGGPNYPVKKGRKDGKLSAASRVTGNLPQANYTVDQLLNLFASKGLNRSDLVALSGAHSIGFSHCDGFLDRLYNYHKTNKPDPSMDPKLLKALRMSCPPMGGNTDILSPFDVNTPFKFDSMYYNNLQLNLGLLGTDQALMGDPRTKTLVQFYDKYGNNFFQDFSSAMDKMGSIAVKTGNQGEIRKDCTRFNA; translated from the exons ATGGGTTTCAACATCCAGATAAATGTAGTTCTCGTAATTTGGTTTGTTGTTTGTGTCGGAAGTATTGATGCTGATCAGTTCTGTGTCAATTTTTACTCAAAATCTTGTCCCAGTGTGGAGGCATTAGTGTTGGGTGTTGCCAAACAAAAATTTGTGGAGGCACCTGTTTCAGCTCCAGCGACTATAAGGCTATTCTTCCATGACTGCTTTGTTGAT GGATGTGATGGATCAGTGTTAATTTCATCCACCCAAAAACATCTTGCTGAAAGGGATGCAGCTGACAACAAAAATTTGGCTGCTGATGCCTTTGATACTGTCAATAAAGCAAAAGCAGCTGTGGAGGCCAAGTGCCCTGGTATTGTCTCATGTGCTGATATTCTTGCCATTGCAGCCAGAGATTTTGTTGCTTTA GCAGGAGGTCCAAATTATCCAGTGAAGAAAGGCAGAAAAGATGGAAAGCTATCAGCTGCATCTCGAGTTACAGGAAATCTCCCACAAGCTAATTACACAGTGGATCAATTGCTGAATTTGTTTGCTTCGAAGGGCCTAAACAGATCAGACCTGGTAGCTCTATCTG GAGCTCATAGCATTGGTTTTTCTCATTGTGATGGATTCTTGGACCGTTTATACAACTACCACAAGACAAATAAACCGGACCCTTCCATGGATCCAAAGCTTCTAAAAGCTCTAAGGATGTCATGTCCTCCAATGGGTGGCAATACAGATATTCTTTCTCCTTTTGATGTGAACACACCCTTCAAATTTGACAGCATGTATTACAATAACCTGCAACTAAATTTGGGGTTATTGGGAACTGACCAAGCTCTCATGGGAGACCCACGAACAAAAACTCTGGTTCAATTCTATGATAAGTATGGAAACAATTTCTTTCAAGATTTTAGTTCGGCCATGGACAAAATGGGAAGCATTGCTGTCAAGACAGGAAACCAGGGTGAAATCAGAAAAGACTGCACTAGATTTAATGCCTAA